One Penaeus vannamei isolate JL-2024 chromosome 27, ASM4276789v1, whole genome shotgun sequence genomic window carries:
- the LOC113823914 gene encoding GTP-binding protein Di-Ras2 isoform X2 yields MPEQSNDYRVVVFGAGGVGKSSLVLRFVKGTFRESYIPTIEDTYRQVISCNKNICTLQITDTTGSHQFPAMQRLSISKGHAFILVYSITSRQSLEELRPIWEVIREIKGNEMEFPIMLVGNKCDESDAREVQSSYGEAQAKAWKCNFMETSAKTNHNVKELFQELLNMEKNRNMSLQLDGKKNKSQKGTRKIKEKCLVM; encoded by the exons ATGCCGGAACAGAGTAACGACTACCGCGTGGTGGTGTTCGGGGCAGGAGGCGTCGGCAAGTCCTCCTTGGTCCTGCGCTTCGTCAAGGGCACCTTCCGGGAGTCCTACATACCCACCATCGAAGACACGTATCGCCAG GTGATCAGCTGCAACAAGAACATCTGCACGCTCCAGATCACGGACACGACGGGCTCCCACCAGTTCCCGGCCATGCAGCGGCTCTCCATCAGCAAAGGACACGCCTTCATCCTCGTCTACTCCATCACGAGTCGCCAGAGCCTGGAGGAGCTGAGGCCGATCTGGGAGGTGATTCGGGAGATCAAGGGCAACGAGATGGAGTTCCCGATCATGCTGGTGGGGAACAAGTGCGACGAGAGCGACGCCCGGGAGGTGCAGAGCTCGTACGGGGAGGCGCAGGCGAAGGCGTGGAAGTGCAATTTCATGGAGACGTCGGCCAAGACCAACCACAACGTGAAGGAGCTGTTCCAGGAGCTCCTCAACATGGAGAAGAACAGAAATATGTCGCTGCAGCTGGACGGCAAGAAGAACAAGTCGCAAAAGGGCACACGCAAGATCAAAGAGAAGTGTCTCGTGATGTGA